AGATCCAAAGCAACTGGCTCTGATCTAAATAAGATCATCGATTTTACGCAAAAAAATTATGCTGCGCCCGATCCGAAAATGTTTGGGATCGCCAAAAATAAAAACATCATCGTGCTCCATTTAGAGAGCTTCCAACAGTTCTTGATCGATTACAAATTAAATGATCAAGAAGTCACACCGTTTTTAAATAGTCTTTACCATGGGAAAGAAACATATTCATTTGCTAACTTCTTTAACCAAGTTGGACAAGGAAAAACATCTGATGCCGAAACGATGCTTGAGACTGGGACATACGGTCTCCCACAAGGTTCACTTTTTTCTACACTTGGAACAGATAATACATTTGAAGCGATGCCTGCGATCTTGAACCAATCGCAAAATTATTCTTCAGCTGTTTTCCACGGAAATGCAGGTTCTTTTTGGAATCGGGACAAAGTTTATAAAAATTTTGGTTATCAATATTTCTTTGATGCTAGTTATTACGACCAAAATGCAGCTAATTTGACTGAATACGGTTTAAAGGATAAATTACTTTTCCATGATTCTGTCAAATACTTAGAAAAACTTCAACAACCTTTTTACGCTAAGTTCATCACTGTCTCAAATCACTTTCCTTTTGTCTTAGACGAACAAAATAAGTCTTTTGAAACAGCTAATACTGGTGATAGTTCTGTCGATAACTACTTTGTTACGGCTCACTATCTTGATCAAGCCGTCAAAGAATTTTTCGACTACTTGAAAGCTTCAGGTCTCTATGATAATTCTGTCATCGTTTTATATGGTGACCATTATGGGATCTCTAATTCACGTAATTTGAAACTTGCGTCTTTACTTGGACGTTCAGCTTCAACTTGGAGCGATTTTGATAATGCTCAATTACAACGAGTTCCCTTTATGGTCCATATCCCGGGACAAGAAAACGGACGGATCTCAGAGCAATACGGTGGTGAGATCGATGTCATGCCAACACTGCTTCATCTTTTAGGGATCGATTCTAAAAAATACTTGCTCTTTGGGACTGACTTATTCTCACCTCAGCATAATCAGACTGTAGCTTTCCGCAATGAAAATTTCATTACACCAAATTATACGGTCATCGGAAATACGATCTACGAAAATAGTACTGGTAATGTTGTTACACATCCTTCTAAAAAAGTACAGACTGAACTCAAACAAGCAAAAGAACATGTTGGCAATGCGCTTTCTCTTTCCGATGCATTGAACAACAAAAATCTCTTACGCTTCTATGTACCAACTGATTTCAAACCAGTTGATCCAAGAGATTATAATTACAAAAATGAAGTGGCTAAGCTCGACAAGATCCAAGAAAAATTAAAAGAGCGCTCGACTAGTCTCTGGTCTAAAAATAACGGGCATTCAACTGTTGATAAATATCAAACTGATGCACCTGAACTGCATAAAGATGAGACACAAACAGATGAAGAAAGCTCAAGTACTCAACCCCAAACGACTAGTTCTACGCTAGAAGATGAGCAACAATAACTAAAAAGGCCGATCTTAACGATCGGTCTTTTTTGTGTAAAAAAAGACTAGCGCTCACTAATGACCACTAGTCTTACATATATGGAGATGGCGGGGATCGAACCCGCGTCCAAGCATATCGCCACTCAGACGTCTACGTTCATAGAAAGACGATTTTGATCTCGCCTAAAGCTTCGCCGTCTTTCAGGGCAGACACTTTAAGCCAGTCTGAAGATCTCTTTTTAGTTTATCAGACGGCTAAACTAAACGTAACCCACTCATAATAGGACCCAAAACTGACACATGGGTGATACCAGCTGGATCTACGTTAAAGCTGACTAGGCAGCTAAAGCGTAAGAATTGTTATTATTTTTTGCAGTTATAATTTAAACTGAGCGTTTTAAAGTAGTCGCAACCTACTAAACGCAGTCTAAGCTCGACCTATACCTGTCGAATCCTAAACATCCCCGTTTGTGTCTATATTATAACACATTTTTTAGATTATTCAATGTCACCTTTTACGGCTCAGCATCACACCAAGATCTGCTAATACTCTTAACATCCTGCGTTTTGCACCAAAAAAGTGCTATAATCTTATTAATGTAAATGAAAGGTCTTGATTTTATGAAACAAGGTACAACGATCATCACACTTGATAACGGTTACCATCTTTGGACTAATACCCAAGGAACTGGAACGATCCATCTTTTAGCACTTCACGGTGGTCCTGGTGGGAACCACGAATATTGGGAAGACGCTGCTGCTCAATTAAAGAAACAAGGTTTAGATGTTCAAGTACATATGTACGACCAATTAGGTTCTCTTTATTCAGACCAACCTGATTACGACGACCCAGAGATCGCTCAAAAATATTTGACCTATGACTACTTTTTAGACGAAGTCGAAGAGGTCCGTCAAAAACTTGGCTTAGATAATTTCTATTTGATCGGACAAAGTTGGGGTGGCGCTTTAGTTCAGATGTATGCGCATAAATACGGCCAACATTTAAAAGGTGCGATCATCTCTTCTATGGTCGATAATATCGCTGAGTATGTGACACATATCAACAAACTTCGAAAAGAGACGTTATCTCCAGAAGCTGTTTCTTTTATGCGTCACTGTGAACAAAACAATGATTATACTAATGAAAAATATCAACGTTATGTGCAGATCATGAACGAAAATTTCGTCGATCGCAAACAACCTTCAAAACTCTATCACTTAAAAGATCTTGGTGGTACTAAAGTCTACAACACATTTCAAGGTGATAATGAATTTGTGATCACCGGTAAGTTAGATCAATGGAATTTCCGTCAAAAATTACCAGAGATCACAGTTCCAACTTTGATCACCTTTGGAGAGCACGAAACAATGCCTCTAGCAACTGCTGAAAAAATGCAAAAACTGCTCCCTAACTCCCGTTTAGTAACGACACCTGAAGGCGGACACCACCATATGGTCGATAATCCAGATGTTTACTATAAACATTTAGCGGATTTTATTACAGATGTCGAAAATAATAAATTTTGATTGACATTTATTTTATCAGTGTAGTAAAATTCAGGTATCAAATTCAGAAAGGAAGAGGACCATGCTTTTAGCTAAGTTGCAACAATTGAATACTCGTTGGCAAAGCCAGCACTAGGTTGCTTCTGGTAACAGATGCGACCGTCTTCGATCGTATCTGTGCTGGTCTTTTCTTCATCAACCTGCATGGATCATTTTATTACCATGCAGGGATCAAAAAGCACTCCCTGTTAACTTAGGGAGTGCTTTTTCTTTACCACCACGATACGATCACAAAATAATCTAAAAAGGAGCTTACTATGAAAAGGATCTACACAACGATAATTTTACTATTGGGCTTTTTGATCTTTGCTTTCTTTAAAAGTGACCAAACAGCCAAGCATACTCAAACACCATTAGTTGGGATCTTACAATTGACTTCTCACCCCGCGCTTGATTCGATCCACAGAGGGATCATCGCCGGCTTAAAAGCCGAAGGGTTCACAGTTGGTAAAAATCTCAGAGTTGATTTTCAAAATGCCCAAAATGATCAAAGCAATCTTAAATCAATGAGTCAACGCTTTTATAACGAAAATACTAATGTCATGATCGGGATCGCAACTCCAGCTGCCCAATCATTGGCTAACACAACTTCAAAAACACCGATCGTGATGGGCGCGATCAGTGATCCTGTTGGAGCTGGACTTGTCAAAGATCTAGACCATCCTGGTGGTAATATCACAGGCGTCATGCACCGCGAGCCGATCGCAAAGCAACTGGAATTGATCCAAAAATTGATGCCTACGCTCCAAACGGTCGGGATCTTACATACTTCTAGCGACGATTCCTCGGCCGCGGAAGTCAAAGAATTCACCGAGCTAGCAAAACAAGCTGGGATCACACTCAAAGAGTATACGATCACCTCGACCAACGATATTGCCCAAGTTTCAGCTACAATGGCGAGTGAAGTCCAAGCGATCTATATTCCAAACGACAATACTGTAGCTTCAGGATTTCAAACCGTCTTAAAAAATGCCGATCAAAACAAGATCCCAGTCTTTCCGTCAACTGCTGATATGACAAAACAAGGAGGGCTTGCAACTGTCAGTGTAAGTCAATTCGAACTTGGAAAAATGACTGGTAAAATGACTGCTCAGATCTTAAAAGGTAAAGATCCAGCTCAAATGCCGATCGAATATCCAACTAATGGGATCACATATTTAAATCTTAAACAAGCTAAACGGTTAGGGATCCACGTCCCTGACACATTGATCAATAAAATACAACATCAAGGAGTGGTGATCAAATGAATCTTATCGTATCTGCGATCGGACAAGGTCTGATCTGGGGGATTTTAGGCCTCGGATTATTTTTGACTTTTAGGATCTTGAAATTCCCCGACATGACTGTTGAAGGGACATTTCCTTTTGGTGCCTGCGTTTGTGTTGCTGCGATCACAAACGGGATCTCACCAACGCTTGCTTTGCTCTTATCTTTTGGAGCAGGCCTTTTGACTGGGCTAACGACTGGTCTGTTATACACTAAAGGCAAGATCCCGGTCTTGCTTGCTGGGATCTTAGTTATGACTGGGATCTACTCGATCAACTTGCATATCTTAGGAAAAGCGACTGTTGGTCTTCTAGATGAAAAGACACTTTTGAATACACCTTTTATGCGAACTTTACCAAATAGCTTTCCCTCTGTCTTGTTAGGGATGTTTTTAGCCTGTGCCTTGATCATCTTATTAGCACTCTTTTTAAATACTGATATGGGCCAAGCTTTTATCGCGACAGGTGATAACAAATTGATGGCGCGCTCTTTAGGGATCAATACAGATAATATGGAGATCTTAGGCTTGATGCTTTCAAACGGTCTGATCGGTCTTTGTGGCGGTCTGATCGCACAAAACGATGGCTACGCTGACGTCAACATGGGGATCGGCACGATCGTCATTGGTCTCGCTGCGATCATTATCGGCGAAGTTGCTTATAGTAATATTCCTCTAACAGCACGCTTGATCGCAGTTGTTTTAGGGAGCATCCTTTACCGTTTTGTCCTTTTGATCGTCTTGAAACTTGGCTTTAGTACAAATGATTTCAAACTGATCTCGTCGCTTGTCTTAGCGGCATGCTTGATGCTTCCACTCTTTGAAAAGAAATTCCACTTTGCTAAATTATTGAAAAAGGGGGTCGCTAAGCCATGAGTACATTAGAACTAAAAAATATCACGACTGTCGTCAATCACGGAACACGCGAAGAAAAAACGATCTTAAATGATCTTTCGTTAAAGATCGAAGATGGGGATTTCATCACGCTTTTAGGGACAAATGGCGCTGGAAAATCGACTTTATTAAACGTGATCAATGGTTCATTACGTCCGACTTCGGGCCAAATCTTACTCGATCAAAAAGACCTGACACCATTATCAGAAGTCAAACGCGCCACCTATATCTCACAAGTCTTCCAAGATCCTAAGCTCGGAACAGCGCCTCGAATGACCGTGGCTGAAAATCTTTTACTAGCCGATAAGCGGGGACAAAAAAGAGGTTTACGTCCACGTCATTTAAAAGAACAACTTCCACGCTTTGAAAAATTGACGGCCATGTTACCTAATAGTCTTTCGCAACGCCTCAATACTTTTACAGGTGACCTTTCAGGTGGGCAAAGGCAAACCCTTAGTTTTTTGATGGCCACGCTAGCGCAACCTGAGATCTTATTATTAGATGAACATACCGCTGCTCTTGACCCAAATACTAGTGCGCAATTACTCGAACTGACTGATAAAGTCGTGACCGAAAACAAATTGACTTGTTTGATGATCACTCATCGACTCGCTGATGCCCTTCGTTACGGAAATCGTGTCGTCATTTTAAAAGATGGTCAAGTCGTTTTAGACACACGCGATAAAACAAATTTATCAGAAGAAAAGATCTTAACTTATTTTGCAGACTAAAAAAAGAAGATCTACTTAGCTTTTAGCTGAGCAGATCTTCTTTTTTAGTGTTCTTCGGTCTAGAACGTGTCAATATTTTTCCTCAAGTGATAGAGCACTTGTTCAAGCTTTTCTAGTGGCTTATTCAAAGTTACATAATAAAAACTTTGGAGACCTCTTTTTTTAAATGCTACTAATTTTGCTTGACGTAAGATCTTTAAATGATGCGAAACTGCTGGTTGGGTGATCGACATCATCTGTGTGATCTCAGTCACAGTCATTCCTTCGGCCAGATTTTCACACAGCAAATTGATGATCTTTTGCCGATTTCGATCTGCCAAAGCATTTAATGTTTCAAACTCGTTAGTGAAATTTTGCAATGCATCTCTCTGATTTGCGGTCAACTGGATCGTTGGCATCGACTTCACTCTCCTTTCCCGAGATACTTTCCTCTAAAATAAGATTAACATTAAATAAAATTAATAGCAAACGCTTACACCTAAAAAATTAAAAATAATTACTGTAAAAAACGATTTTTTCTGTACTTTTAAGTAAAAGAATATTTTTATAAATCGTATGATAACAGTAATTTTTCCGATCCAAACTCTAAAAAAACCTTATAATAACATAATCTATTTCAGATAAAAATAGATCGAACAAAACATCAAA
This window of the Ligilactobacillus faecis genome carries:
- a CDS encoding LTA synthase family protein gives rise to the protein MNWTKLRNFLNTRWGFFALVTFLFWAKTILVYLIDFNLGVHGIYQYFVLLINPIATTMLLFSIALYIKRTIPAYLCLLLLYIANTAFLLISVIYYREFTDFMTTNVIFGYSSVSQGLSGSSFSLLKPQDFLIVGDVVLVLLLLLTRQIKLDPQPIEKKQAVAMTSFSLMFLLLNVTLGEIDRPQLLTRTFDRNYLVKYLGIDAFTVYDGLKTAKTSQTRSKATGSDLNKIIDFTQKNYAAPDPKMFGIAKNKNIIVLHLESFQQFLIDYKLNDQEVTPFLNSLYHGKETYSFANFFNQVGQGKTSDAETMLETGTYGLPQGSLFSTLGTDNTFEAMPAILNQSQNYSSAVFHGNAGSFWNRDKVYKNFGYQYFFDASYYDQNAANLTEYGLKDKLLFHDSVKYLEKLQQPFYAKFITVSNHFPFVLDEQNKSFETANTGDSSVDNYFVTAHYLDQAVKEFFDYLKASGLYDNSVIVLYGDHYGISNSRNLKLASLLGRSASTWSDFDNAQLQRVPFMVHIPGQENGRISEQYGGEIDVMPTLLHLLGIDSKKYLLFGTDLFSPQHNQTVAFRNENFITPNYTVIGNTIYENSTGNVVTHPSKKVQTELKQAKEHVGNALSLSDALNNKNLLRFYVPTDFKPVDPRDYNYKNEVAKLDKIQEKLKERSTSLWSKNNGHSTVDKYQTDAPELHKDETQTDEESSSTQPQTTSSTLEDEQQ
- a CDS encoding proline-specific peptidase family protein; translated protein: MKQGTTIITLDNGYHLWTNTQGTGTIHLLALHGGPGGNHEYWEDAAAQLKKQGLDVQVHMYDQLGSLYSDQPDYDDPEIAQKYLTYDYFLDEVEEVRQKLGLDNFYLIGQSWGGALVQMYAHKYGQHLKGAIISSMVDNIAEYVTHINKLRKETLSPEAVSFMRHCEQNNDYTNEKYQRYVQIMNENFVDRKQPSKLYHLKDLGGTKVYNTFQGDNEFVITGKLDQWNFRQKLPEITVPTLITFGEHETMPLATAEKMQKLLPNSRLVTTPEGGHHHMVDNPDVYYKHLADFITDVENNKF
- the trpX gene encoding tryptophan ABC transporter substrate-binding protein, which codes for MKRIYTTIILLLGFLIFAFFKSDQTAKHTQTPLVGILQLTSHPALDSIHRGIIAGLKAEGFTVGKNLRVDFQNAQNDQSNLKSMSQRFYNENTNVMIGIATPAAQSLANTTSKTPIVMGAISDPVGAGLVKDLDHPGGNITGVMHREPIAKQLELIQKLMPTLQTVGILHTSSDDSSAAEVKEFTELAKQAGITLKEYTITSTNDIAQVSATMASEVQAIYIPNDNTVASGFQTVLKNADQNKIPVFPSTADMTKQGGLATVSVSQFELGKMTGKMTAQILKGKDPAQMPIEYPTNGITYLNLKQAKRLGIHVPDTLINKIQHQGVVIK
- a CDS encoding ABC transporter permease, with amino-acid sequence MNLIVSAIGQGLIWGILGLGLFLTFRILKFPDMTVEGTFPFGACVCVAAITNGISPTLALLLSFGAGLLTGLTTGLLYTKGKIPVLLAGILVMTGIYSINLHILGKATVGLLDEKTLLNTPFMRTLPNSFPSVLLGMFLACALIILLALFLNTDMGQAFIATGDNKLMARSLGINTDNMEILGLMLSNGLIGLCGGLIAQNDGYADVNMGIGTIVIGLAAIIIGEVAYSNIPLTARLIAVVLGSILYRFVLLIVLKLGFSTNDFKLISSLVLAACLMLPLFEKKFHFAKLLKKGVAKP
- a CDS encoding ABC transporter ATP-binding protein — translated: MSTLELKNITTVVNHGTREEKTILNDLSLKIEDGDFITLLGTNGAGKSTLLNVINGSLRPTSGQILLDQKDLTPLSEVKRATYISQVFQDPKLGTAPRMTVAENLLLADKRGQKRGLRPRHLKEQLPRFEKLTAMLPNSLSQRLNTFTGDLSGGQRQTLSFLMATLAQPEILLLDEHTAALDPNTSAQLLELTDKVVTENKLTCLMITHRLADALRYGNRVVILKDGQVVLDTRDKTNLSEEKILTYFAD
- a CDS encoding ArsR/SmtB family transcription factor; translated protein: MPTIQLTANQRDALQNFTNEFETLNALADRNRQKIINLLCENLAEGMTVTEITQMMSITQPAVSHHLKILRQAKLVAFKKRGLQSFYYVTLNKPLEKLEQVLYHLRKNIDTF